One Candidatus Binataceae bacterium genomic region harbors:
- a CDS encoding TIGR04282 family arsenosugar biosynthesis glycosyltransferase, producing the protein MKRGRSEIGERALIIMAKAARVGHVKTRLAAILPADAVVDLYRCLIEDTLALARSVSTDALAIVCPTSDVADLASWLPAIEIVGQEGNGLAAGLVSAFRIFIGRGYRRVVALDGDSPQLPTDALENAFRLLDGADVVVGPTMDGGYYLVGSATSQVDLFNTQKIGTGSAFDSLVASARGLGLRVALTETGYDVDEAEDLTRLARELRLFPHRAPRTAAWLARRPELRGW; encoded by the coding sequence TTGAAACGGGGGCGGTCAGAGATCGGTGAACGTGCCCTCATCATAATGGCGAAGGCGGCTCGGGTAGGCCACGTAAAAACCCGGCTCGCCGCTATTCTGCCTGCTGATGCCGTTGTGGACCTCTATAGATGTCTGATTGAGGACACCCTGGCCCTTGCGCGCTCGGTCTCAACCGACGCACTTGCCATTGTCTGTCCTACTTCCGATGTCGCGGATCTCGCCTCTTGGCTGCCGGCGATCGAAATCGTCGGACAAGAGGGCAACGGTCTTGCCGCGGGTCTGGTTTCGGCATTCCGCATCTTCATCGGAAGGGGATATCGCCGTGTGGTGGCCCTCGACGGCGACAGCCCTCAGCTGCCCACCGATGCGCTCGAGAACGCTTTCCGGCTCCTTGACGGCGCCGATGTGGTGGTGGGTCCGACTATGGACGGTGGCTATTACCTGGTCGGTAGTGCGACTTCGCAAGTCGACTTGTTTAATACGCAAAAGATAGGCACTGGCAGCGCGTTCGATTCGCTAGTGGCTAGTGCGCGTGGGCTCGGTCTTCGCGTGGCACTCACCGAAACAGGTTACGACGTGGATGAGGCCGAAGATCTCACGCGTCTGGCCCGCGAGCTTCGTCTATTTCCGCACCGCGCTCCGCGCACGGCAGCATGGCTCGCGCGCCGACCGGAGCTGAGGGGGTGGTGA
- a CDS encoding glycosyltransferase family 2 protein: MRISVVIPTYNEAQSIGLVLGDIPTGMVEQVLVVDSDSTDGTAQIARQMGAEVLREPRRGYGRACLTGLAAVKAPDVVVFLDGDYSDRPAEISRLLEPLREGAADIVIGSRLAGERMAGSMPWHAVVGNRLAAGLIAFMSGVRLTDLGPFRAARYQALVALGLRESTYGWPVEMIVKGAQRGLRITEVPVSYHPRIGSSKISGTVRGSIGAAWGILSAILKYRLFDANPPREGNV, from the coding sequence GTGCGCATCTCCGTAGTCATTCCTACCTACAATGAAGCCCAATCCATCGGTCTGGTCTTGGGCGATATTCCGACGGGAATGGTCGAACAAGTGCTCGTCGTCGATAGCGATTCGACCGACGGAACCGCGCAGATTGCGCGTCAAATGGGGGCCGAGGTTTTGCGTGAGCCGCGGCGCGGCTATGGTCGCGCCTGCCTCACGGGACTCGCGGCGGTCAAGGCTCCAGACGTGGTAGTGTTCCTCGACGGGGACTATAGCGACCGTCCGGCGGAGATATCACGCCTACTAGAGCCGCTGCGCGAAGGCGCTGCGGATATTGTCATCGGCTCGCGGCTGGCAGGCGAGCGGATGGCAGGGTCTATGCCCTGGCATGCCGTCGTCGGCAACCGTCTCGCGGCAGGCCTGATAGCTTTCATGAGCGGAGTCCGCCTCACGGATCTCGGCCCGTTCCGAGCGGCACGATACCAGGCTCTGGTGGCGCTCGGGCTGCGCGAATCCACCTACGGATGGCCAGTCGAGATGATCGTGAAGGGCGCCCAGCGGGGACTACGAATTACCGAAGTGCCGGTCAGTTATCATCCTCGGATAGGGTCCTCGAAGATAAGCGGCACCGTCCGAGGCAGCATTGGCGCGGCCTGGGGTATTCTCAGCGCCATATTGAAGTATCGGCTCTTCGACGCTAACCCTCCACGCGAGGGGAATGTTTGA
- a CDS encoding DoxX family membrane protein, whose product MSNSKLPALEPAHVLVILRVALGALFVSTFFENLGKGLYGAEGYAGLIRGYIQNGQAPTIWKQVMEFTAAHAAIAGPLQAILEASLGVLLTLGLFARPAALVAFGLLGGLWVSEWGTAWIWELLVPMVVAAALALGPSGRHAAIDVALARRWPELPIW is encoded by the coding sequence TTGAGCAACTCCAAACTGCCCGCCCTCGAGCCCGCGCACGTACTCGTGATACTTAGGGTCGCGCTGGGCGCCCTATTCGTGTCGACATTCTTTGAGAACCTTGGCAAGGGGCTCTACGGCGCCGAGGGATACGCTGGCTTGATCCGTGGGTACATCCAAAATGGGCAAGCGCCAACGATCTGGAAGCAAGTTATGGAATTTACTGCCGCCCATGCTGCGATAGCCGGTCCCCTGCAGGCCATACTTGAAGCGAGCCTCGGTGTCTTGCTTACCCTCGGTCTTTTCGCCCGGCCTGCTGCGCTCGTAGCCTTCGGACTTCTGGGTGGGTTGTGGGTCTCGGAGTGGGGAACGGCCTGGATATGGGAGCTGCTGGTTCCGATGGTCGTAGCTGCGGCACTGGCTCTTGGACCTTCCGGTCGGCACGCAGCCATCGATGTTGCGCTCGCACGGCGATGGCCTGAGCTTCCAATCTGGTAG